The sequence AGAATATTTTTAGAGGTTAGGGGCTAGAGGTTAGAGGTTAGAGGTTAGAGAAGAGTTATCGAATCGATAGTACCAATAGTACATAATACTTATTCAAAGTAACCCATAACCCCTAATCCCTAAACCCTAATCCCTCACCCCTAATCCCTCACCCCTGACTGATCAACTGCCTCCTAATCAAGCTATATTGCAATTATCAATGATTAGAAAAAACACCTGTGTTTCCTCTCTACGACGAAAATCAGACGCGAATCACGCCGTATATCACCTACGGCTTGATTGGCATGAATATTTTAGTTTTTCTTCATCAACTTAGTCTATCGAGTGAACAGCTAAAGCTGTTTTTTGATCTGTATGCAGTAGTACCAAAACAACTAACTACTAACTTTGCTGGTGAATGGACAACACTATTCACATCGCAATTTTTACACGGTAGTTGGTGGCACTTAATCTCCAATATGTTGTTTCTCTGGGTTTTTGGTAACAATATTGAAGACCGCTTGGGTCATCTCAAATATCTAATTTTTTATTTGGCGTGCGGTGCTTTGGCGGCTTTGTGTCAGTGGTTTATTGGAATGAATTCTATCATTCCTTCCTTGGGAGCTAGTGGTGCAATTTCGGGAATCTTGGGTGCATACATTATCCGCTTCCCACAGGCTAGAATCATGAGCTTAGTTTTCTTAGGGTTTTTCGTCACCACTATCAGAATTCCAGCTTTGGTTTTGATTGGAATTTTCTTTATTCAAAATGTCATCTCCGGTTTATTCAGTCTCCAAGCAGCAGCTAACATGAGTGTGGAAACTGGCGGAGTCGCCTACTGGGCACATATCGGTGGCTTTGTTTTTGGTCTAATTCTCGCTCCTTTATTTGGGTTATTTCGACGCGAATATTAAACATAGCAAAGATGGGGAGCTTGGGAAGTGTGGGGAGTGTGGGAGGAGGGGGAGGTGTGGGAAGAGGGGGAAGTGTGGGAAGTGTGGGAGGAGGGGGAGGTGTGGGAGGAAGGAGAAGATAGCAAGCGTAAGCATAAATTCTTTTTCTCCCCATCTCCCCATCTCCCCATCTCCCCATCTCCCCATCTCCCCATCTCCCCACACCCTATCTCGACACTTCCGCTGATTCTAAAACTGGTTGTGGTTGGGAAACAATGATATCAGTCGCATTGATGATTGCTCCCAATAACCCCAATTCAGATTCCATTAATTGATCAACCGCTTCACTCAACATATTTTCTTGTGTGTAGCTTGGTCGTGTCACCAAGACTATACCGTCGCTGTGTGGTTGGATTAATAATGGATCATTAGATAAACTGAGAGGACTAGTATCTAAAATCACTAAATCATAGCGGGCGCGGGCATCTTTTATCAGGCTGTGCATTTCGCTTGATTCCAATACAGATGCAGATTGGCGCACTGGGCCAGGACTAGGAATAATGTATAAATTTTCAACATCAGGAACTAAGCGAATACACTCACTCAAGCTGGCATAATAGCGTAGAGGTTCGATGGTGGCGTCGGGATCAGCAGCCAGTTTCAGGGATGAACAACAAGAAGGCGATCGCAAATCTGTTTCAATAATTAAGGTTCTTTTTCCAGCACGAGCTGAAGCTATTCCCAAGTTGTAAGCACTGGCGGTTTTCCCTTCGGTACTGCTGACGCTGGTAATCAATACCACCTTTAATTGTTTACCACCAATGCGGTGTAAATTACTGCGGAATTTCTCATAAAATTCTAAATAGGGAGAATATAAAGACAACATCGCTGGTACAGCAGTTGAATCTAGACTCTCAATTGGCATCATTGGTAATTCTCCCAAAATTGCCACTTCTTTTTGCTTGAGGTTCTCCCGGATATCTTCCTTGGTTTTGTAGGTTCCTTCCAAAGCACCTAACAAAAATATCACCCCACCACCAACCACTAAACCCATAAAACCACCAACACCGATGGTGATGGGTACACTCTTCGGTTTCGTGGTGAGCGGGAGAATAGATGGAACTTTGGCGATACTGAGACTAGTAACGGTTTCAGCTTCAGCAGTTTTGGCATCTGTGAGTTTAGCTTGCATTTGGTCATAGACAGCTTTTTTCAGTGCGACTTCTTGTTCTAAACGCGATCGCTCCAATTGTTTGTTAGGTATGAGAGAATATTCCCGGCGTAATCGCACTTCTTCTCTAATTTGCTGCGCCAGTTGTTGTTGTAGTGTCTCTCGTTGAGTTTGCAAAGCCACCATCTGATTTGCTAGCAGTTGTCTAGCTGGATCTAAGTTGCTTTGAGTGCGGATATTCTGCACATTATTAGCTAACGGCGCCGCCATCCCATTACCACCAATGACCTCAGCCGCACGTTGTTGTAACAATTCTTCAGAAGCTTGTTTTTGACGCTGTAACTGAATCATGGTCGGGTGTTCAGGACGCAAATCTTTTCTGAGTAAAGCGATTTGTGACTCAGTTTGATAAATCTGCGATCGCAAATTAGCAATAATCAAATCAGCACTCAAAGCTGAAGAAATCGAAGCCTGCTTGACATTTAAGCCCAATTTATCCTGCAAACTCCGAATTTGAGCATCCAGCCCCGAAATAGTGAGTTGAATTTGTCTTTGCTGACTTTGGCTACTAGTGACAGCACCTAACAAACTACCATTTTCTGCTGCTAATATTGCTGGGCGTTCTCTGCGATCGTACAGTTCTAGTTTCTTTTCTGCTGCTTGCAGTTCTGCCTTCACCTGCGGTAAACGCTCATTAATTTTATTAATAATTGCGTTTAATCGTTGACTGTTAATATTACCACTCAAATTAATCATTGCTAGCATCAATTCTTGCAATATCTCTCTCGCTAACTTGGCATTACTATCTTTATATTTAAGTCCAATAACAGCAGATGAAGCATCTGCTTCCTTCCCCGGTTCAGCTTTTTTCGGCAGACTAATTGCTACATTTTTACCAATCTTTTGTGGCTTAACATTGACCTTCATCGCCACAGTTTCAATTATTTGATTCGATAACAAAACTTCTTCACTGAGAGTTTGTCCTTGCTGTTGAATTTCGCTACCAGTTGCAGAAAATGAAACTGGCGGTCGATTATATGTCAATGCACCATCAGCTATATATACAGGCGGTGGATCAGGTTGTAGTGCTACCACCATCGAACCCGCCACAACCACAGCACAACTAGCGAGTCCAATCCACTTATATTTTTCAAAAGCAATCAAATAGCGTTTAACAATTGGGGGCGTCATTTGTTGTTAGTTATTAATTATTGGTTATTGGTTATTTCTCCTCCACCACCCCACAACTCCCGCAAGCAGAAACAGAATCAAAAGCGGATCTATTTTGTAGAGCCACCGGTGAAGAAATCAAAGAAACGAATAAAGCTTTGGATATTGAAAAATGGTTGGGTGATAGTAGTCAGAGCATTAGTAATTCTACCGATGAGGTTACGACCAACAACGATAACATCATTATCTTGCAACGCCACATTTTGAGACGCATCGCCCCCCAAAGCTTTTTTGGCATCAAGCCTCTGGGTGACGGCTTGACCTCTTTCTGGGTCGAAACGTACTAGAGCAATATCACGGAGATTGGCGGTGTTAAGATTAACGCCTCCCAAAGCATCGACAAAACTGCTGCCATTAGGTAAAGTTTGATTGATAATTCCCCCAGCAGCGTAGTTGAGAATCCTGACTTTAATCTGCGGTACAGCTAAAGTAGAACGGGATACTAAATTGCGATCATAGCCATCATCAGTACCAACCTCACGACGTGGTACAACAACAGCATCACCATCTTGCAGCCGTAAGATAGGAACAGATTTACCATTTTGTAACGTCGCATATAAGTCGATATTTTGTGAAATCACAGAACCATCAATTAATCGCCGACGCACTACTATCTGTCGTAAATCTGCAACAGTTGTCGAACCACCAGCTGTGAGCACAGCATCACCCACACGCAGTGTAGGGGTAGAAATGTTATAAATACCCGGTCGAAACACTTCCCCGCTGACAGTTACTTGCACCGGTCTTGGCCTAGCTAGGGAAACCACCACCACCGGATCAGTCAAGAAGCGACTGAAACCCAAGCGAATTTTTTCTTGCGCTTCTGCCAAACTCAAGCCTTGTAGAGAGACAGTGCCTAATTCTGGCACTAAGATGTTGCCTTCTAAATTAACTGCTGTCTGGAAACTGAAATCCTGACCCTGTTTCAACAATGATAAAACTAAGACCGGATTAATCACATAACGATTGAGGAGCGATCGCACTTTTTCTTGTGCTGCTAATAAAGTCAAACCCTCTAATGACACTGTACCTAAAAGTGGTACAGTTACATTACCTTCTGGATTAATTACGGCTTGAAAACTCAAGTCAGGAAAGCGCTGAACTACAACACTGATGCTATCTCCAGACCCCAAGCGATAAGCACCATCAGGGCGCCGTATCTCCACATCAACTATATCCCCAGGCCCTAAAAGATAGCGGTTAAGCTGGGGAGAAATTTCATTATTAAAACCTAGAGGTGCAGGTTCTACATTGCTTGGTGATGTTGCTGGAGATGGTAAAGTCTGGGCAACAACAGGTTGAATTACCGTTGTCGCCAAAGTGCTTAACTGAAGACCAACAACACACAAAATGCTGAATGCACGGTTATGGGATCTAAAAGCTATAAACATTTGTGCAGTAAAGCCGAAATCAAAATGAGTCGCGCCGAGTCGCCATTTTACTCTGCAAATACCGCAAGTGTCTCGTGTATATAAAATTTTTAAAAGGGAACAGGGAATAGGGAAAAGACTGTTTCAGTTGGGGTCAAATCTTCAACTGAAACCAGCAACTTAGCGCTTAAGCTCTCACTTCGCCTGATTCTCCAAAGCAGCCGTCATCAAAGCGCTCTGTACCGTTTTCCCCAGGGACTCAGCTAAAGGCCAAACCGTCTCCACTTGTCCCAAAGGTTCCATAGGTATCAAAATACTAACGCCTACCCAAGGAGTCCGTTGCTTACCCCATTGTGCAAGTTGATCTGCCAAAAACCAGCGCAGAGGTGACGGGTGTCCACCATTAGGTAAAGCGTACCACTGCAATACAGCAAAGGTTTCCTGTGGTGTGGAGGCACGAAAATATCTAGCTTCTACTGTAATTGCAGTTGGTTGTTTAAGAGTGAATGTGGCGAGACGCGTTTCGGCTATATCCCATTTTCGCCAACGTAATCTCCCCCAACCGTTAATTTCTGACCACTCAACTTCCGGTTGATCCTTGGGACTGTTTTGTGGTAGAAGCAACAGCATAGCCTGAGTTTGCGAGTTTTGTTGCTTAATCACCTGTAGTGTCCACTTTTTTTCACCCACTTGTGGTTGGGCTTGCTCAATCGTTTGCCAACCAGGAAGGCTTAACCCCATCTTGCGTATTTGTCTTAATTCTTTAATAGTGCTCACAGGTAGCGGTTGTTTCCATTCCCATTGTCCTGTGATGTATCCGGGAATTCCTGCCAAACCTAAGAGTAACAGTAATAGCAACAGTACTACTACCTGATTCCATTTGTCTTGCTTGAGCAACTTAGATAAAGAAATCATTGGTAAAATTTGCACGATTTAGGCAAAAGTTTACTTGGTAAAATTACACCATGAGTTCAGTAATATTCACACTTATAGCAGGGAACAGGGAAGAGGGAACAGAGAGCAGCGCGGTCTTGGGGGTTTCCCCCATGAGCGACTGCGGAGAAACAGGGTTGAAAGTCGCTTTGTATAAGTGTTTTATCGTTGGTTCATGTCCTAACCTATGTGGCTACGGCTATATTTAGCGATCGCTGTTTTCCTAACTATGTGCTTCATTCACCTGAAAGCGTTGTATCATCTGATTCTGAAGCTGGCAAATTGACCGCGAAATAGCTATTAATCTGATTGAGAAGTGGTACTAATAACATCAACATACATGCAGAATAGAGGTCGCCACCCCAACTGTCATGCAACCAATGAAAAGCAGATGTTTGACCTGTTCCGTGAAAAAATGTCAGCATCGTATTCCGAATAATATTGGCAATAATGCTGATGAAAATAGCCAGAGATAAAAACCACATGGGGATGCGTCGTACAGAAAAACTCCCAGTCCAATACAGCAACATTAAGCTGACATAAATAGTTGTTAATAACATTTTTAGCCCGGCACAATAAGGAGCTACTTCTACAATTTTTCCACCAACATAGATATTGACTTCATCAACAATTACTTCCATTCCCAACTGATTAAGGATGAATCCTGCCGAGCTAGCGATAAAACTTTGCAGAGGAAAAGTATAGGGAGCAATTAAATAAGGTAAGGCAGTTGGTGTTGCTAAAAATACTAGCAATAGGGGAAATCTTTGTAATCGCCAACCTGGGATGCCTTTAAACCATAAACATAACCCAGAAAGTATAGTAGGCAAGGAAAGATTAACCCATTCGGTAACACCACTTAGATAAAAAATTCCCCCCAATAATAATAAAGTTGCCCCTAAAAAATGAGTCTTATTTGCTAGACGCTGCCATTGTTTTCGCTTTAACCAAGTTAGATAAATAGCAAATGGTAAACCAATCATCCCATGACTAAAATATTCATGTTCTGTACTAATGTTTTTGTGTAACCAACCATCTACCCAGTGTAAGAGTATTGGAGCGTAAAGGAGTACGAAAACTCCAAAGATTCCTAAATTTAAAATTTGTGATAGCTTGCGAGTTTTTGTTAGTAACTGAATCGTCATAATTTTTCTCAATGCATAATTCTCAAACTTTAGAAAATAGACACTCAATTTTTCTACAATTATTCACAGTAATTTCCAATTGCATGAGGTACAGCATAGCTAGCCTAAGCGCCCCTATTTTCTAGCTTCTAATCTCACTAAACAGACAACAATTGTTGTGGTTCACTACTAACAATTGAAGCGATCGCTGTTACCACTGCTTGAATTTGGCTATTACTTAAACCAGGGTACATGGGTAACGATAATATTTGTTTAGCTAGCTTTTCTGCTTGGGGAAAATCTCCTAATTGATAACCCAAATTAGTAAATGCTGGTTGCAAATGACAGGGAATTGGGTAATGAATACCAGTTTGAATTTTTAATGCTGATAATTCTGCTTGAATTTGCTGGCGATTTAGGGGACAAGAATCGTCAATTTTGACTACATAAAGATGATAAATATGCCCTATTCCGCTGTGGTTTTGTATGGGGATAATTCCAGCGGATGCTAGAGGCGCTAATTCTCGATTATACTGTTGAGCAATCTGATAGCGATCGCTATTCCATTTTGTCAAATAAGGTAGCTTTTCTCGTAATACGGCGGCTTGCAAAGTATCCAAGCGACTATTAGTCCCTGATTCGATATGAAAATACTTTTGCGATGAGCCATAATTCCGCAAAAGCAACATTTTTTTCGCAATATTAGAGTCCTTGGTTAATACCATTCCTCCATCCCCAAATGCTCCTAAATTCTTACTAGGATAAAAGCTAAAAGCTGCTGCAGTTCCTACCGCACCCGCTTGATATCCATCTCTTGCTGCTAAATGAGCTTGGGCTGCATCTTCAAAAATTAGCAAATTATAGGTATCCGCAAAATCTAATAGTTGCTTTGGTGATACCATCTGTCCATAAAGATGCACAGGAATAATTGCTTTAGTTTGGGGTGTAATCGCCTTTGCTGCTGCTTGTAAATCAATCAAGGCTGTTTGGGGGTCGCAATCGACAAATACTGGTTTAGCCCCCGCACGCAGCACTCCAATTAATGTTGCCACAAAAGTATTAGCGGGTAAAATTACCTCGTCACCAACGCCAATATTACAAGCCTCTAAACCCAGAGCGATCGCATCTGTTCCTGACGCTACACCTATTCCATAATCTACGCCTGATGCAGATGCAAATGCTGCTTCAAAATCTGATACTGCTTGTCCTAAAATAAAATCTCCCTGTTCTAATACAGCCTGAATAGCCTGCTCTAATTGAGTTTGAATTGACTGATGTTGTAGCTTCAAGTCTACAAAAGGAATTCCCTGGTTTATTTGATTCATTGTTAAGCACCTTCAAAAATTAATTTCATTTTTTTGAATACCACTTATGTTTGCTGATTTAATAAAATTAAGTCAGCAAATTATCTAAATTCATTCTTTGAATTCCGTTAACCTTAAAGTAAAAAACTCTAAATTAGGTATGTAATTTAATTAAGAAACATCTATCTAAAAATCTAATTTACTAGAGTTGACATTATTTAGTATTTTGTTGAAAATCTAGCTAGTAAATTTTACGGATTAATCATTCAATTTCAATTCAAAGCAAGTATAAACACTAGATTTGCACAATATTTTTCTCGCCTTAATGTTATGCTACCCTGACCTAATCTCAAACTAACGCTCTCTTGTAGCAAAATCTAAATTAATAGTGATTACATGAGTATTAGTTAGAAAATTTAGTCGCAGCCAATACGAACTAGTGGAGGCGCGCATCACCAGTTTTTGGCTAGAGGAAAAATTTTACTCACAGATTGTTTATCAGAGGCAAAATTAGGGAATGCTTAAAAATAGTAAATAATAACCCATAAACAGCGGTTATATATAGCAGGGAACAGGGAACAGGGAACAGAGAGCAGCGCGGTCTTGGGGGTTTCCCCCATGAGCGA is a genomic window of Fortiea contorta PCC 7126 containing:
- a CDS encoding polysaccharide biosynthesis/export family protein is translated as MFIAFRSHNRAFSILCVVGLQLSTLATTVIQPVVAQTLPSPATSPSNVEPAPLGFNNEISPQLNRYLLGPGDIVDVEIRRPDGAYRLGSGDSISVVVQRFPDLSFQAVINPEGNVTVPLLGTVSLEGLTLLAAQEKVRSLLNRYVINPVLVLSLLKQGQDFSFQTAVNLEGNILVPELGTVSLQGLSLAEAQEKIRLGFSRFLTDPVVVVSLARPRPVQVTVSGEVFRPGIYNISTPTLRVGDAVLTAGGSTTVADLRQIVVRRRLIDGSVISQNIDLYATLQNGKSVPILRLQDGDAVVVPRREVGTDDGYDRNLVSRSTLAVPQIKVRILNYAAGGIINQTLPNGSSFVDALGGVNLNTANLRDIALVRFDPERGQAVTQRLDAKKALGGDASQNVALQDNDVIVVGRNLIGRITNALTTITQPFFNIQSFIRFFDFFTGGSTK
- a CDS encoding cyanoexosortase B system-associated protein, with the translated sequence MISLSKLLKQDKWNQVVVLLLLLLLLGLAGIPGYITGQWEWKQPLPVSTIKELRQIRKMGLSLPGWQTIEQAQPQVGEKKWTLQVIKQQNSQTQAMLLLLPQNSPKDQPEVEWSEINGWGRLRWRKWDIAETRLATFTLKQPTAITVEARYFRASTPQETFAVLQWYALPNGGHPSPLRWFLADQLAQWGKQRTPWVGVSILIPMEPLGQVETVWPLAESLGKTVQSALMTAALENQAK
- a CDS encoding GumC family protein → MTPPIVKRYLIAFEKYKWIGLASCAVVVAGSMVVALQPDPPPVYIADGALTYNRPPVSFSATGSEIQQQGQTLSEEVLLSNQIIETVAMKVNVKPQKIGKNVAISLPKKAEPGKEADASSAVIGLKYKDSNAKLAREILQELMLAMINLSGNINSQRLNAIINKINERLPQVKAELQAAEKKLELYDRRERPAILAAENGSLLGAVTSSQSQQRQIQLTISGLDAQIRSLQDKLGLNVKQASISSALSADLIIANLRSQIYQTESQIALLRKDLRPEHPTMIQLQRQKQASEELLQQRAAEVIGGNGMAAPLANNVQNIRTQSNLDPARQLLANQMVALQTQRETLQQQLAQQIREEVRLRREYSLIPNKQLERSRLEQEVALKKAVYDQMQAKLTDAKTAEAETVTSLSIAKVPSILPLTTKPKSVPITIGVGGFMGLVVGGGVIFLLGALEGTYKTKEDIRENLKQKEVAILGELPMMPIESLDSTAVPAMLSLYSPYLEFYEKFRSNLHRIGGKQLKVVLITSVSSTEGKTASAYNLGIASARAGKRTLIIETDLRSPSCCSSLKLAADPDATIEPLRYYASLSECIRLVPDVENLYIIPSPGPVRQSASVLESSEMHSLIKDARARYDLVILDTSPLSLSNDPLLIQPHSDGIVLVTRPSYTQENMLSEAVDQLMESELGLLGAIINATDIIVSQPQPVLESAEVSR
- a CDS encoding DegT/DnrJ/EryC1/StrS family aminotransferase, encoding MNQINQGIPFVDLKLQHQSIQTQLEQAIQAVLEQGDFILGQAVSDFEAAFASASGVDYGIGVASGTDAIALGLEACNIGVGDEVILPANTFVATLIGVLRAGAKPVFVDCDPQTALIDLQAAAKAITPQTKAIIPVHLYGQMVSPKQLLDFADTYNLLIFEDAAQAHLAARDGYQAGAVGTAAAFSFYPSKNLGAFGDGGMVLTKDSNIAKKMLLLRNYGSSQKYFHIESGTNSRLDTLQAAVLREKLPYLTKWNSDRYQIAQQYNRELAPLASAGIIPIQNHSGIGHIYHLYVVKIDDSCPLNRQQIQAELSALKIQTGIHYPIPCHLQPAFTNLGYQLGDFPQAEKLAKQILSLPMYPGLSNSQIQAVVTAIASIVSSEPQQLLSV
- a CDS encoding rhomboid family intramembrane serine protease, with product MFPLYDENQTRITPYITYGLIGMNILVFLHQLSLSSEQLKLFFDLYAVVPKQLTTNFAGEWTTLFTSQFLHGSWWHLISNMLFLWVFGNNIEDRLGHLKYLIFYLACGALAALCQWFIGMNSIIPSLGASGAISGILGAYIIRFPQARIMSLVFLGFFVTTIRIPALVLIGIFFIQNVISGLFSLQAAANMSVETGGVAYWAHIGGFVFGLILAPLFGLFRREY
- the crtB gene encoding cyanoexosortase B, with amino-acid sequence MTIQLLTKTRKLSQILNLGIFGVFVLLYAPILLHWVDGWLHKNISTEHEYFSHGMIGLPFAIYLTWLKRKQWQRLANKTHFLGATLLLLGGIFYLSGVTEWVNLSLPTILSGLCLWFKGIPGWRLQRFPLLLVFLATPTALPYLIAPYTFPLQSFIASSAGFILNQLGMEVIVDEVNIYVGGKIVEVAPYCAGLKMLLTTIYVSLMLLYWTGSFSVRRIPMWFLSLAIFISIIANIIRNTMLTFFHGTGQTSAFHWLHDSWGGDLYSACMLMLLVPLLNQINSYFAVNLPASESDDTTLSGE